The genomic DNA GGTTCCTGGCCCGGCTTTGGCGGTCTCTGCCCGTGTCTCCTGACTCTCTTCGATGGCGTCAATAAGCGACTCAAGCGTCattttgtctttctttcccgcgTCGTCGACGTGCCCTCCcggaggcgcgacggagtcgcctcgcctcgtctctgacgcgtcgctcgccgcgcctcctcgctcggTCTCAGTCTCCACGTTACGCTTGGCTGCCGCGTCGACGTCCTTAGAATGCGCAACCTGTCCTGCGGTTGCTTCGGTGTGGTTCTCAGTCGCTTTCGTCCCTGCTGGTTCGGCACCACCAGGGGTGCCTAGCGGCCGgtcgcgcgcgtcctctGATCGCCTCTTGTCTTTGTCAGAACTGCCCATGAGTGCGTCGACCATCGCCatgccgcgcgcgcgtttctcttcgttgactttctcgcgctcttccgaGTCGTATCGCGGGTCATCGCCGACAACGATGCATGCGGCGTCTTGCATGCTCGCGAGATTCAGCGCAGAGAACTTGGCCATTCCAAAGTCCAGTTTCCGGTAGTCGTAGATCGCAAAATCGCTGTCGTACTTGCGACTCGTCTTGCCAATctacagacacacacacacgcggaaAGACAAGCCTCGGCACGCCGACTTCACAAGCATCCTCACCACCTCAAACGACTAACGTCACGTACATCCACACCACATAAACCGAtcgagaacgagaaacaaaTGCAGGCATagtaatatatatatatatatatatatatatatataggtgtaaTAGGGAGGACATCTCTACAACATAGGTACAGCTATCGAGCCGGCACCTACGAGTAGAGCTATTTGAAtctatatccatatatatatatatatatatatatatatatatatacatatgtatatccTGCTTGTGGATGTCGATATGTGACATGTTCACCTCGACAGGACTGCATGCTGACCTGTCCCCTGTGGAAAGGTTGAGTGTTTGTTCTCCAGTAGTTGGAGTACTCGGGGACGAATTGCAGTTCCTGGGCCATTGCGCTCCGAACGCCAGGGTGTCGGATGTTGAAGAAGCTGCCGACGTaggcttcctcttcttcgccctcggcgTTCTCGTCTGACGTGTCGCCTTGGCCGTGGTGCTCGCCGCTGTGCGAGTCGTGGGACGCGCAAGgctcctccgcttcctgcgcgtcttcggtcggtgtctgtacacccgacTGCTTCGCTGCCCCCCCACAGCACCCGCCGCTGGACGCTTCGCCTTTCGTCGTGTTTCCGGCACTCGCCGGATTcgccgcttcgtcgtctttgtCTGGCGCCGGCCTGCGAGAGCCGCGCTCGAGCAGCCCGGCTCCCTcgacttcttcttctcccccctcgaCGCCTCCGAACTTCTCCAAATTCAGACTCAAGTGCGGATCGATGACGCCGTCGCGGAGCACCAGAACGGCGTCCATGCCCGAAAGCAAGAACTCGCCCAGGCGCGAAGGCAGCACGAGtgacgacgcaggcgaaacagaggaagacgcagaagacgaagaggaagcgacaaCAGGGGGGGACCGGGGGGACGGGAAAACGACATTGTATGTTGGGGAAGAACGGCACGTGCGGTCAGGGGTTTGGGCGACCGTGGGTGGCGGCCTCGGCGCAGCCCCACAGTCCGCCTCCCCCAGTTTTCTGGAGCCTCCTTCGCGTTCGATGCCGGCGGTGAGACTCACGCGGTCGTCGACAGGCAACAGATAGAAGGACCGGAGGTTGTGTTCGTGGCGAAACGCCTCGAGGCGGGAATGTGGCGTCGGTAGATCGAGGCACGCCTCCCAGCCGACCACGTTCATCAGTTTGAACGCATTGTACAGCCGGTGATTCACGTAGAGGTAGTGGAGGGGGAGTGGATACGGCGGCGGTTgcggggctgcatgcagcgaccAAACGAAGGCTCCCATGGCTGTTTGCATCCCTCGTTTCCCGCTTTCTTTCACACCATGTGgcgacgagacacacagTGGGCCGCTTCGGCTGGGACCTTCCACGCTTTTGAGGGGGGTTTGCTCGGCCGAGCGAAAGTCGAGACACATCCCCACAGCCAATACGACGTTcggagtgtacagacagacCAAGCGAAGGTGGAAAGGAAAGGGGGACGCCGGGCGAAGCTGAGTATCcgtcgaggcggcgccgaaaaggacgaaacTCAGGGCAAGCAAAAGGGAAAGtgaagcgagacaaaaagacggAAGGGAACAAGCGGGGCGCAGTGTGATCGAAGGGACAAAGGATCGACACGCGAAAGCGCTACTGTGCGCTAATGACAACGTTTGTACAACTCAAGTCTTTTCTCACGTCTAAAAAAGGGGATTCGACTGAACAGCTTGATTCACCTTCACATCGTGTTATATACAGGGGACATTTCACACACGAAATGCGGTTCCTCATGCATTCCTCAGGTACACTGCGACGCTGCCTTTTTTATATATTTAGCATcccggcgtcgccgtctccgacgCCTACCCGCGTTACGCAGACGACCACGCACACATGAAAAGACACGCGACAAAAGACTCCTCAGGAACCGCATTTCGAGCTGTCCATGTGTGTACATCAACATGCAtccctacatatatatacatatttggACGATACCCTCCTAGAACATTTGCCactacctctctctctctctctctctatatatatatatatatatatatatgtttatatattATATGAAGAACTATAGGGGAGGGGAGCTGAAAAAACGACTGGATCGTTGTGTCTGGGCGTAGTGCCAGGGTATCACACTTACGCCTGTATATTCCACCAGCTTGTTCGATTTTCCTTTGTTTttcgcgccgccgtctctccctcaaAACATTGAGCTCCGCTATCTGGCGTCGGTTCTTGTACGCCTCTTCCTGTTGCTGTTCGTGGAGTTCCGTGAGCCACGCGTGCGCTGCCGCCAGGCGCGTGTGGGTGCTCTCTCGGCCCACGGCCAGCAGGGACTTCCAGAAGGcctgccgcttcttctccttgggGGAAAAATACTGAATCCGCAGTTTGTTGCGCTGACTGGGGTCGGCTGTGTCGATGATAGGTTTCGTCAAATGGGACGCCGTCAGCGTCGTGATGGCTGTCGAGTTCTGcacgaaacacagaaaggagTCGCTGCAACGAACCCTAGCGGTCAGACTGGGCTACAGAGGACACCAGGCGGAAggcaagaaagcgagaaggaggtCAGActgcgagacagaaagaggagagaaaaagcgagagaaagagagacggggggatagaaggagagacagagagaaaaaggagaaagagggaaggagcgaaggggagagagagaaagagcgcgaacgagcgacagagagaaagacagacacacgcaagcAGGCGCGAGGGTCCACACCTCGAAAAAGTCGCATGCGTCCCAGTTTCGTGTGCAAAACACGCGAacgcgcggcaggcgacgcgtACGCCCACTGGAATGTCGACGAACGAGGACACACGAGCAGTCCCAACTGTGTAGACACGGAGCAGTCGAGAGCCGGGAGCGCACACCTGGTCGGCACGTGGATCGGGTGAACAGAACGGAGGATAGACTGGAGAGCAAAGCTCTGGCGGAGCATACAGTACCACGTGCGGTCCGAGTTGAGACTGCAACATTCACATGCTGGCAAGGCGCGACGCCGCGTACCCATCggtatacacacatatgcccatatatatatatatatatatatatatatatatatatgcagccAAGTTGGTAGGCTAGCAGAAATCAGTCCACTtccttgcatgcatgttGACGTTCCGGTGTAAACAGCCAGTTTTGCCTCGAGGTCGTGCGTGTGCTGGGCAGTCGGCGTCTTTGGGTTTCTGGCTGGGAAGCCTCACCCTGCAAGGTCGGGGAACGTCTGTCCAGTCGGGCGGTACGAACCGCGGTTCGGCGCTGATGTCCTCGTACCCCTCGGCCAACCAGGATTCGTTGAAGTGGAATTCTTCGTCAAAGTCCACTTGCGTTCCTCCTCCGAGTAAATTCTTCATGtgtcgctctgtctcgctccgcACCCGTCTCCGcatcctctcttctcggactgcgtcttcttccggaccggctgtctctcgcgttgtCGCCCGGTCCCCccgctcgtcttccccttcttctcgtcttagcttctcgcgtctcttctctgcagccaTGACCGCTCTTTCGACTGCTTCCCGAACGAGCGGGAGATCCGTGGCGGCGGTTGCGGCCTCGACGGCGGCGGCTTGGCCGAGTTTGTGCGTGGAGAAATCCGGCGACTTCGGGACGAAGGTGTCCGTCGCAGTCCTCACGAACTTGTCCGCG from Neospora caninum Liverpool complete genome, chromosome VIII includes the following:
- a CDS encoding putative sufB/sufD domain-containing protein, coding for MCLGSVQGAGVSVESLQVFASLFQPRSGRAGESGEASQGANRQPPHAGTTLNPHSGNTHPPVSPSSPASPSSPDAFPFPPYSPASGDTPEQYLLRGRWSRPPPLLDDPTSLIPRNASTPFPALSPFRVSEEVRARTEPNVLDTLTPWKRIIADKFVRTATDTFVPKSPDFSTHKLGQAAAVEAATAATDLPLVREAVERAVMAAEKRREKLRREEGEDERGDRATTRETAGPEEDAVREERMRRRVRSETERHMKNLLGGGTQVDFDEEFHFNESWLAEGYEDISAEPRFVPPDWTDVPRPCRNSTAITTLTASHLTKPIIDTADPSQRNKLRIQYFSPKEKKRQAFWKSLLAVGRESTHTRLAAAHAWLTELHEQQQEEAYKNRRQIAELNVLRERRRREKQRKIEQAGGIYRPPQPPPYPLPLHYLYVNHRLYNAFKLMNVVGWEACLDLPTPHSRLEAFRHEHNLRSFYLLPVDDRVSLTAGIEREGGSRKLGEADCGAAPRPPPTVAQTPDRTCRSSPTYNVVFPSPRSPPVVASSSSSASSSVSPASSLVLPSRLGEFLLSGMDAVLVLRDGVIDPHLSLNLEKFGGVEGGEEEVEGAGLLERGSRRPAPDKDDEAANPASAGNTTKGEASSGGCCGGAAKQSGVQTPTEDAQEAEEPCASHDSHSGEHHGQGDTSDENAEGEEEEAYVGSFFNIRHPGVRSAMAQELQFVPEYSNYWRTNTQPFHRGQIGKTSRKYDSDFAIYDYRKLDFGMAKFSALNLASMQDAACIVVGDDPRYDSEEREKVNEEKRARGMAMVDALMGSSDKDKRRSEDARDRPLGTPGGAEPAGTKATENHTEATAGQVAHSKDVDAAAKRNVETETERGGAASDASETRRGDSVAPPGGHVDDAGKKDKMTLESLIDAIEESQETRAETAKAGPGTDASGATRKEMKFQVLHLVTSDDLDLVPYLRPHNSLFAHPESSPGISPAAPSSNATSASPSSPALPSSLPSLPSVPPAHPLINPRLVVHVGKGVNCTLHQTFLSLSDLLPEEDQKRLAAARERQEKARPAYMRGRGRGGFVNSNTRIVLEPDAEMHHIYDQEQAVDSWHLENLSVQMHKNSTYVLRHVDLGAHAARFNLQVEGAESSHHTSLGLAVLNGRQEHGKYEMFHHLKPRGETSQTMKSLIGGKARAVWRGRIRIEREGTGTSAESLNRVVLLDDGSRCVAIPTLEIIPDDVVKANHGAMIRDLDVEPLFFLMSRGIDELEARKMLMKAYAEDVISPVQDENLRQRVFKKILSMAPKKKKKLIRHHMFKGGEHA